In the genome of Primulina eburnea isolate SZY01 chromosome 13, ASM2296580v1, whole genome shotgun sequence, the window TTCATTACAGGAGTTTGGTTCATGCATTGCCATTTCGAACGACATGTGAGCTGGGGAATGGGGATGACATTTATTGTCAAAAATGGAAAAGGCCCAAATGCGAAAATGCTGCCGCCGCCTCCGGATATGCCGAAGTGTTGATGATATATAGTGCTGATGATCCACGAGAAGCTAGCTGCGAAATTACATAGCCATGGAATCTTTATATAATTATATGTTCTGAATTAGGTTTAAGTTTATTTAACTCAAAAACTTGCTGAAGAatacatttatatatattgtttaCTGAGtgcatttatatttttaataatgtCCTATATTTGGTGGATTAATGAAATATTGTTCACCGGTTGATatgaacaaataaataaaattaatattttaaacatttttactattaaACTTAACAGTAGTTATTCTTActtcatataatttttttttaatattaacaaATGTCTTAAAGATTTTTAACAAGTTTTAATATAAACATGAGCAGAGATGATCCTTTAAAAAATGAAAGAGGCAGTATTAGTGAAAACTGATGGTTTCATGATATTCTAATTTCATAGCACAAGCATGAATAATATAACATTCAAGTCAGACCAATAAGATCATAGAGTACAACGTACTctatttcaaaattatatatattcatttatataattttataaaatataagtaTTTCAAGTTATTTTTTTAAACGAAAAAATATATACTGTAGCATATTTGAAATTGGCACTTATTTAACTTTTTTAAGCATAAAAAaagattaaaataaataaattcgtcGTGTTGTTATCCAACTTATGCATATTTTTCGTATTACGTTGAAATTTCGCTGATTAATAAACTTTCGAACtttcataaaatattaacaaGTTGATTGGTTGCGGAACAAACCAACGGATGGATTTTTATGACTTGGTCCAATTTGTCAGACAGCGGAGGGGAAATTTTTAGGCTGCCAACTAACCTTTCCACGTACTGTGCAATAATTAGAagtgaaatatttttaaaattttaaaatacagaaTACTTGCGAAATTCGTGGGTGAAAGGAAAACGATTTCTGGCCCAGAgttttcatatttattttatttggtgaCGAGCTCGGATTcctcattcaaaataatatttcaatttttatcTTGCACATCAAAATATATTACCATAACCTTAAAAAATACATGTAATTTTGTTATCATCCAGGGAGTCGCTGGAGCAAATATTTCTATTCAGACGTTATTTATTTAATCAGTAATATCTCAACCCGACACTCTTACAGAGGTTCCAAACATCATCCACAAGATGGCACACAATACTCCAACTAAAGAAAAACATATAAAACCATTTATAGATTTGCCAGAAATCCTTGAACTTGCTGAGGTGTTACCTGTAGCAACGTTCATGTTCCTGGCGTTTAGACGTATCCTACTGAGGCTAGACATTCGTTCGAAAGCTCTATTTACCAAAGCATTCTCAGAAGCCGAAGCAGGAGTAGTTGGTATGGACTCCACAAAAGCCCACAGAGCTGACGAGAACCGAGAGTCTGTACCATCATCCTGTTTGTTGTTTTGGTTTTGATATGCTCCGGTGGTAAAGTTTATAATATCGCCATGGTTATGGTTATGAATCTGATTTTGATGGATCAAACCTAAAAGTTTAAAACTAACAAAATTAGCATACAGTTTGATACTAGTACATTGGAAGAAGAGCTCTTCAAGGTGGGCTCAAACTCCCCCGTTTCCACTCAGGCACGAGAGTTTTTGCCGTTTGGAAGATGACATGGTCTTCCCATACCATCCATCTGAGCAAGTGCTCGATGAGATTAGTAAATAAATATGACAAACGTAGTGTATATTGTAAAGTTGGAGTAAATCACATATACACATGCAGCTTCTCGAACTTTGCAATAGTTTTGGTACCTGATGTTGAGGAACTAACGAACATTTGATTTGCTTCTGCTGTAGTGAAATTATCGCATCTTTGCTCATCTGTCCACTGGTAATTCACTGTTCCATTCTCGAGATTGTTGGAAAACGAGCTTGAGACCGGGTCCATCGCAACATTTCCGTAATGATTCCCTTGCAGTTGTGAATTCAGACCAGACTCAACATGCCCCATTTCATCAAAGAACAATGCCGCGTCTTCGTACTGGTCAATCTCACCCCAACAATCAAACTCGTCAAACTGCAGATGCTCCAGATTATCAACTGTTCCAACAAGATTTCGCAAAGTTGGTTCGGAACCAATCAGATCATTCATCTCAAGAAAGTCCTCTTCAGTCAAACAACGCTCTTGCCCACTAAGACTTTGAGAAGTGACCTCAGGCGCCTCATTTAGTAATTGAGCAATGTCAGACTGTGCAAAGTCAAAGCTAGCTTTTGCGTTAGGTTGCTGGGTACATGGTTGGAGAAATGGAGAAGCCATATCTTTTGAAGGATGCTCCACTGAGGAACTTTGATTTTCCAACTCACCGAGAAACTGATCAAGAGAAAATCCAAAATCAGCTGAATGAGGTGGAACTAGCACAGAATCATTTGCCACTTGATTCAAGATTTCCTCAAGCTCATCTAGTGGTGAACAGGGTTGACAATTAACAGTTTTTGGATCATCAACTAGCACGGTGTCACTAGGTCGCTTCATCGAGTTGTCCCCGTCAATTTGGTAATGAACATCAAGATCATCTTCAACCCAGTCCTCTTCCCTGAAAGGTGCACCATATTGCTCACCATTTTTGGGACCAGGTCCACTTTTCTTGTACAACTTATATAATGCATAGTAATCCTGCACATTCTCGCATCTTCCCAGCTCCTTTTCGTCCATGGTATATTCATGCATCACCCAATCAGTCCGTCTTCCACTAGGTGCACGACCTCCATAGAAGACCAGAGTCTTTTTTATCCCCACGGAACGAGATTTATACATGATAACACGGTCTTTCCCTGTGGCTTTCCAATAACCATGCCTCGTCGCTCGGTTCGACCTCGCTCCATTTGGATATTTCCTATCTCTAGGACTAAAGAAAAACCATAGCCTGTCACCAGTTTTCAGCTTTGATAACCCTGTATATCAGATACATGCAGTAAATCAAGCTACAAAAATTAATGACTAAATCAAAATTCCTAACATAATTAAAGGGCGTAGAATTAAAATTCAACCCTCAAAAACATCTACTCTCACACATAAAAGTGTGGAAAATTACTGAAACTGAGGTTTCAGACTGAATTAAGCAATTGGAGCCACATATCATACTTCTGCGTATTTCTAAAAAGGAAGGAATGAATCCAAAATCAAAGCGACTTCTCAGTGTAACAAAATATGCAGGATCAAGAACTTGTgactaaatcattcaaaatttGTTAAGTAACATCACCagttagttttttaaaaaaaaaaaaatcaacccATTAAATTAACACTACAGCCATTGAAATTTCATCCGAATTTCATTGTTGGCAAACGTATTGTTAAAACAGAAACGCATTTACAGCTATCTCCCAACAAAACAGAAATTTCAAACTAAATATTCTCGACTTAAACAAAAATCAGAAGCACAAAAATCGCATTTTGATCTGTCAACAAACAAAACCGCAAAACCCCAATCGATTAGGATTATCATCAAGTAATCTGCCCAATAATCATAAAATCGAAAGACCCGGAAGACAAATCAAGTCAACGATTTTCagcaatcaagaaaaagaaTCGTACCCGGCAACTCCTCGGGGTCCCACTTGTAAACATCGGTTTCTCCGATTACATCATCACGGCATCGTTTCCGGCAGATCTTCCCTTTGAGATAGAAAACCACCAACTCTTCATCTGTGGGGTGGAATCTGAATCCCGGAGGAAACATACTCCCGTTCCCAAAACAATCCATATTCACTTTATAATCTTTATATCAAGAATTATACGAATAAATAAAAATCGAAAGGGTCTTTGATCGGTGTGAACAGGGAAAACCTAGCGGTCGATGTTGGGGGAAAAGGGCGAGAAATGGGGGTGGATTTGGGAAAACAGAattcttaaaaatatatatcgtagttgaaatttcttggaaatTTTGCTTTATCATAGAGTCGGGAGATAACTTTGGTATGAGTGAAGTCCACTGAGCTTGCAGTGGGCTTTTTTGCTTGGGACGTCCCATCTATATTAGGTGGGACGAACCGAATCGAgctaaatattaataaaaattcaaagtttAAATTCGGTTTGAATTAAATATATTCGAATTCAATTCGaaactcaaaattttaaaaaaaaattccgagTTCCTCTCAAAATGAAGTTTGAGTTTACGTTCGGCTCGAAATGTTTTACCTATTTGTGAGTTATTCGAACTATTAATCAAATATTAAGATTCAAGAATAAATGCTCAAAAGattcgaaatgtatatatatttaatgtataataattttatattaaaaaaatattaagtcTCACGAGCGGCTCGTAAACTATCGAACAAAATACATTCGACTCGAAAAATGTTCGAACATGTTCGAGTTCGCCAAATTCAAATACGaatcaaatatttatcaaaaCAACTCAAAAACATGTGAATCTGCTCGATTTTTACAACCCTGCACTATATCATTGACAACCAAACTAGCATTCTTCACTATTCAAATATGTGTACACATATGTGTGTATATTAGTATAATATATACATATGAATACACGTGAATGGTTTATCACGTGCCAAAAATTTTGAGCCATTTGTgatcatataaaaaaattaataaaatcgaTACTACTTTTATTAACTGAACACATACAGTgacatttataataataaaaaacattttattctacattattaattattaataacatTACAccatagaaaaaagaaaagatctTCTATTAACTATGAAAAACTTATATTCCCGCATTTTTATTTACAAGGTCATTGATCAATATTTCATAActacatttttttatataaacttACTCTCAATCCAAGTCATAACTAATGCATTGAAATCTTGTTTGGATCATAACTGATCTCAAACAAAATTTCGACAACTTCAatttataaaaacatttttctaCAGATAAAACAGTCGTCATAATAGTTAATAAtatcttatatgcaatgaaCCAATTCATTCTTCGCaagaaaaaacattatttcactTGTTTTTACTTTCTCTTGATAGAATACGTTGGATGATTTACAGCTTAGGAATACTCATATTTACCCCAACTAAACATGTTGGGGATAGTGCCCTTAAAGCATTGTtattatattatgtttttattattaataaaaaacgaCATTTATTATTGAACATATTTGCATGAAATATTATTGTCATGAATATCACAGTAAAATCCTTAGTTTATTGGATGTAACCATGATTTTAGTATATATAAAAGTTATATATACACGAGGATTAAAATTATGGATAATAAACTTAAATTAAGTCTGTGatgaaattaattaaagtaTGGGATCTTTAATTAAAACATTACTAATGCGGCCCATGAACATTATGAATGTGACTGTCTTATCCGGAACGTCGATGTAGAGACATCTAGATGGGGGCATTTATATATAATCAGATTATGTACGACTAGGACCGATTTAATTAGATATTTCATAATAAATTCCGTTGTTAAATATGAAATTCTATTTAAATCATAAGATGATCATATATGGACAAATCTTAATCCTGATGTGATTATAAACTCCTGTTCATTTCAATATGATTCTTAATTTGCTTGTTTAAAATTTGCAATTGTGCATTTTTTCATTACTTGCATTTTAgatttatatttgaaataaatggCTGGGAATATGAATTCACAGACATGGAATCCATTCTTTCTTGCGAGAAGTAGAAAGACGATTCCCTCATTTGTTGATTCTAGAAATGAGTGGTGGGCCCAACTAATTTATAATTAAGTTATAAATTAAACCACTCACTAGTGAATTAATGGTAAATGAGGATAAGAAGTAATTGAAGAGGTGAACGGAAAATTCCTAGCTTCGATTACGAATTGTCTATGGAGGATTAATCTAT includes:
- the LOC140809443 gene encoding NAC domain-containing protein 17-like isoform X2: MDCFGNGSMFPPGFRFHPTDEELVVFYLKGKICRKRCRDDVIGETDVYKWDPEELPGLSKLKTGDRLWFFFSPRDRKYPNGARSNRATRHGYWKATGKDRVIMYKSRSVGIKKTLVFYGGRAPSGRRTDWVMHEYTMDEKELGRCENVQDYYALYKLYKKSGPGPKNGEQYGAPFREEDWVEDDLDVHYQIDGDNSMKRPSDTVLVDDPKTVNCQPCSPLDELEEILNQVANDSVLVPPHSADFGFSLDQFLGELENQSSSVEHPSKDMASPFLQPCTQQPNAKASFDFAQSDIAQLLNEAPEVTSQSLSGQERCLTEEDFLEMNDLIGSEPTLRNLVGTVDNLEHLQFDEFDCWGEIDQYEDAALFFDEMGHVESGLNSQLQGNHYGNVAMDPVSSSFSNNLENGTVNYQWTDEQRCDNFTTAEANQMFVSSSTSDGWYGKTMSSSKRQKLSCLSGNGGV
- the LOC140809443 gene encoding NAC domain-containing protein 17-like isoform X1, which gives rise to MDCFGNGSMFPPGFRFHPTDEELVVFYLKGKICRKRCRDDVIGETDVYKWDPEELPGLSKLKTGDRLWFFFSPRDRKYPNGARSNRATRHGYWKATGKDRVIMYKSRSVGIKKTLVFYGGRAPSGRRTDWVMHEYTMDEKELGRCENVQDYYALYKLYKKSGPGPKNGEQYGAPFREEDWVEDDLDVHYQIDGDNSMKRPSDTVLVDDPKTVNCQPCSPLDELEEILNQVANDSVLVPPHSADFGFSLDQFLGELENQSSSVEHPSKDMASPFLQPCTQQPNAKASFDFAQSDIAQLLNEAPEVTSQSLSGQERCLTEEDFLEMNDLIGSEPTLRNLVGTVDNLEHLQFDEFDCWGEIDQYEDAALFFDEMGHVESGLNSQLQGNHYGNVAMDPVSSSFSNNLENGTVNYQWTDEQRCDNFTTAEANQMFVSSSTSGLIHQNQIHNHNHGDIINFTTGAYQNQNNKQDDGTDSRFSSALWAFVESIPTTPASASENALVNRAFERMSSLSRIRLNARNMNVATGNTSASSRISGKSINGFICFSLVGVLCAILWMMFGTSVRVSG